The Homoserinimonas aerilata nucleotide sequence CAGCTCCTCGCTGCGGTGGATCAGGTACACCTTCTCGGCGAACTTGGTGAGGAACGTGGCCTCCTCCATGGCCGAGTCTCCGCCGCCGACGACGGCGATCGTCTTGCCGCGGAAGAAGAAGCCGTCGCAGGTGGCACACCACGAGATTCCGTAGCCGCTGAGCCGCTCCTCGCCCTCGACGCCCAGCTTGCGGTACGCGGAGCCGGTGGCGAAGATCACCGAGAGCGCCTCGTGCACGTCACCGTTGCCGACTGTGACCGTCTTGACGTCACCCTCGAGTTCAAGCTTCACCACATCATCCGCCACCATCTCGGTGCCGAAGCGCTCAGCCTGCTGGCGGAACTTCTCCATGAGATCGGGGCCCATGACGCCCTCCGGGAATCCGGGGTAGTTCTCGACATCGGTCGTGTTCATCAGCTCGCCGCCGGCCTCAACGGAGCTCATGATCAGGAGGGGGTTGAGGCCTCCCCGGGCAGCGTAGATCGCCGCCGTGTAGCCGGCGGGGCCTGAGCCGATGATGATGAGCTGGCGCACAGTGACTCTCTTTCGAAAAGGGGTGACGGTCAAGGCTGTCGAGCGATACAACCCATACTATTCGCCGACTATTCCGCGGCGCCCGGGCGGATGCGACGCAGCACGACGGCGAGCAGCGCCCGCAGTTCCGCGTTGCGCATGAGGGTGAGCAGGCCTGCGTACGCGGCGCCCATGACGCATCCGATGACCACCATGGAGACGAGTGCACCCGGCATGCTGCCGACCGCGAAACCGCCGTCGTGCAGGCCGCCGAGCAGGGCGAGCAGGCCGGCACCGATGCAGGCGCTGATGATCGCCGCCACCACGAACTGCACGTGGCTTCGCAGTATGGCGCGCCCGCCGAGGGGGCCGATCTTGCGCCTCAGCAGCAGGAAGGTGAGAACCGTCTGGCACGTGATCGCAACAGAGGTCACAAGGGCGATTCCGACGGCGATCAGATCCACGGGGAGGGTCGTACAGATCAGGAAGCCGAGCACGAACAGCGCCGACTTCACCAGCTCGATGAAGAAGACCGTGCGGGTGTCCTCCAACGAATAGAAGGCCCGCTGCATGACGAAGACCGCGCTGAACGGAATCAGCCCCACCAGATAGGCGATGATCACGGCCGCCATCGCCTGCACATGGCCGAAGTCACTCTCGAAGACGCGGGCGAAGGGCAGCGCCAGCACGATCAGACCCGCAGAGGCGAAGGTGATGATGAGGCCTATGGTGCGGATGGCCGAGGAGAGATCGCTGCGCACGGCCGGGATGTCGCCGCGGCTGGCATGCGTGCTCATGCGCGTGTAGAACGCGGTCGCGATCGAGACCGCCACGACCGAGTGGGGGAGGATGAAGATCAGCCACGCATTCTGGCTGGTCGCGATCGATGCTCCCTCGTCGGTGGCCAGCGAGGTGACCTGGCTCTGCACGATCGCCGAGAGCTGCGTCACAAGGATCATGGCGAAGACCCAGCCGGCCGACTTGCCTGTTCGACCGAGGCCGACGCCGCGCCAGCGGAAATCGGGGCGGAAGCGCAGGCCCGTGCGCCGCCAGAAGAAGGCGAGCACCCCGGCCTGGGCGACGATTCCGAGGGTGGCGCTGCCGGCGAGGAGCGCGATGCGATCGGGCGTCCAGACCTCGAGAGAGCTGTTCGCCTCTGCTCCCCCGAACAGCACCGTGAAGGCCACAAGGCCGGCGATGGCGACAAGGTTGTTGATCACCGGGGCCCAGGCGAAGGGCCCGAACACGTGGCGCGCGTTGAGCACCTCACCCAGCAGGCTGTACACCGCATAGAAGAGGATCTGCGGCAGGCACCAGTAGGCGAAGGCCGTCGCGAGGGCGAGACCCTCGCTCGTGAAACCGTTGCCGCCGTCAGAGGCCTGCTGCGTGTAGATCGCCACCAGAACAGGCGCCGCGACCGTCGCGAGCACCGTGATGCCGAGGAACACCACAAGCCCCAGCGTGAGCAGCTTGTTGACGAAGCGTTGGCCCCCGTCATCATGCAGGGCCGAGCGCACGATCTGCGGCACGATGACGGCGCCCAGGATGCCGCCCGCAACGAGCGCGTAGACGTTGTTGGGCAGGGTGTTGGCGATACCGAAGGCATCAGCGGAGGCGCTGGCCGTCTGGCCGATCGTCTGCGCGAGCACGATCGCCTTGATGAAGCCGAGAACACGGGAGACGACGGTTCCGGATGCGAGCAGGGCGCTCGAACGTCCGAGGCCGGGTGAGGGGGTGGCTGCGCCCGTGCGGGTCACGGAGCCTGCCCATCGGCGTCGACCGGGTCGCCGACCTTCTCGACCGACTCTGGTGAGGCATCCGGCGCTGACTCGGCGGCCAGACGCGCGCGGCGTTCGCGACGACGGCGGGTCACCGTGCGCACGATTCCGACGGCGAACACGATCACGAGCAGGGCGACGAAGACCGCGGTGAAGGCCGTCTCCCATTCCGCCTGCACATTCGTGGTGATGATGACCGGGCTCGAGACGGCCACGCCGGTTCCGCTCGTGAGATTCACCCGAAGCA carries:
- the trxB gene encoding thioredoxin-disulfide reductase, yielding MRQLIIIGSGPAGYTAAIYAARGGLNPLLIMSSVEAGGELMNTTDVENYPGFPEGVMGPDLMEKFRQQAERFGTEMVADDVVKLELEGDVKTVTVGNGDVHEALSVIFATGSAYRKLGVEGEERLSGYGISWCATCDGFFFRGKTIAVVGGGDSAMEEATFLTKFAEKVYLIHRSEELRASKAMQDRAKADPKIEFLFNKTVKEVYGAEQVTGLSLVDTIDGSESVLDVSGLFVAIGADPRTHLVHGQLDLTSAGTIAVEGRSSRTSLAGVFAAGDVIDPTYRQAVTAAGSGTVAALDAEHFLSSLPAALREQAAAPAEEVVPA
- the murJ gene encoding murein biosynthesis integral membrane protein MurJ, with translation MTRTGAATPSPGLGRSSALLASGTVVSRVLGFIKAIVLAQTIGQTASASADAFGIANTLPNNVYALVAGGILGAVIVPQIVRSALHDDGGQRFVNKLLTLGLVVFLGITVLATVAAPVLVAIYTQQASDGGNGFTSEGLALATAFAYWCLPQILFYAVYSLLGEVLNARHVFGPFAWAPVINNLVAIAGLVAFTVLFGGAEANSSLEVWTPDRIALLAGSATLGIVAQAGVLAFFWRRTGLRFRPDFRWRGVGLGRTGKSAGWVFAMILVTQLSAIVQSQVTSLATDEGASIATSQNAWLIFILPHSVVAVSIATAFYTRMSTHASRGDIPAVRSDLSSAIRTIGLIITFASAGLIVLALPFARVFESDFGHVQAMAAVIIAYLVGLIPFSAVFVMQRAFYSLEDTRTVFFIELVKSALFVLGFLICTTLPVDLIAVGIALVTSVAITCQTVLTFLLLRRKIGPLGGRAILRSHVQFVVAAIISACIGAGLLALLGGLHDGGFAVGSMPGALVSMVVIGCVMGAAYAGLLTLMRNAELRALLAVVLRRIRPGAAE